AAGTCTgcacagaggagggaagggggaagacaCAGATCTGGGTATGAAAGTGTGCATCAaagcttcctctctccctctgccatgctCAGAGAGGCCTGGAGGGTCAGAACCATGTGACCCATCGTGTTCTGGTTTCAAGTCTTCTGTCCAGGCCATAAGGCAGGGGCAGTAGCATACCTTTGGTCTTGACCAGTGGGCTCGGCGCTGGATGGCAGGCCCCCTTCATCAGCAGGTGTGGGCAAAGCAGAGCTCCCCAATCCTGGTGGAGGATTCTGGAGACTAGCTGAGCTCCTTGACTGTAACAGTCACGAATTTCATGCCCATCCTTGATCCAGTCTTCCTAAGCTCTTTGGGCAGAAAGGGAAATCTGCCACTTTTGCTGCTACATTTCCCAAGTGTTCCCATCACTAATAATTCTGGGAACTCCCCCAAGCAGCCCTTTGCAAGCTGTGTCTGTCCTTGGGCTGGCGTTCCCTACCACCACCTACCTCGGCACCAGGGAGTGCCTTGGGCAGCTGCGTTGGAGGCTTGTTTCTTTTGTCCCTTTTCTGCAAATGATTTGTTTGGCTTTCTCCCAAGTATAAGAATACAACTCGGCCCCTCTGCATGCCTCAgcagcccctcccttcccctgcagGTCCTGTTGGGCTCCCCCTCTCCACCACCCCGTGCTGCGGCACTTGTGGCTCCAGGCTGTGGTCTAGACCAGTGCTGCCCAGTAGGGCTTTCTCGGGTGATGTCCGTGTTCAACCTGCACTGTCCCGTGGTACCATTAGTCACATGTGGCTGTTGGACATctgaaatgtggccagtgcaaccaaggaaataaattcttaattttacttaatttcaatTTGAACAGCCACAGGTAGCCAGTGGCTTTCCCCTCAGGTCACCCCACTTTGCTCTTTGGCCTGGGTTGAACCGCTCTTGCCTAGACCTATCCTGTGATGTCTCTCTGTTAACCGTGGCTGCAGAGGGGGCTGGTGCTGGGCACCTGACTGATCTCTGCAGTCCATATATCCTCCTCTCCCCAACTCCCCCCCTGTTGGCCTGTGCCTGCTTTCTATGGTTACAGACATGGCCTCCCTTTCCCACCCTGGCCAACTGCCTTCAGGGCTCCTGCCAGCAAGTGCCCCCTCACAGCACTTCCAGcttgtctctgtgcctctgttcccCCGCTCCAGGGTGACAGAGAAGACTGTTCAGGACCTGGAGGGCAGGCAGGATCCTGGATTCTTATCCCTAcctttttcttcatctggaaCTGACCCctccttcctgggtctccaggcttcTGCTCTTCCAGTTACCCCACCGCTGCCCACCTGCACCCCATTCAGAAGCTAGGTTCACTTGGAAATTGCTCCCTCAGCATCTGTAGAACTTCCTCAAGAAGTGAAATCCCCAGGTCCACTTTGAAGGAGAAGAAGGGATCATTGAGGTCTGGAGCAGGTGTCCTCTGGGAAGGGGGAGTGTCCAAAAAGTTGTCCTCAGAGTAGTGGTGGAGGGCGCCCGCCAGGGACAGCGCTGAGGGCAGGGTGGCCGAGTAGTCAGTGGTGTAGGCAGGTGGGGGCTCCAGGATGTTGGGGCAGCTGGAGCTCTCTCGATAGAGGCGTGGAGGCTTGGGTGGGGCCAGCAGGGTGGCCCGGGGC
This portion of the Vulpes lagopus strain Blue_001 chromosome 2, ASM1834538v1, whole genome shotgun sequence genome encodes:
- the C2H15orf62 gene encoding uncharacterized protein C15orf62 homolog, mitochondrial; its protein translation is METWRKGSFRNASFFKRLSLGRPRRLRRQGSVLSQASTAGGDHEEYSNREVIRELRGRPDGRRLPLWGDEQPRATLLAPPKPPRLYRESSSCPNILEPPPAYTTDYSATLPSALSLAGALHHYSEDNFLDTPPSQRTPAPDLNDPFFSFKVDLGISLLEEVLQMLREQFPSEPSF